GAGTCCATTCTGCTCCGGGGTATATGGGTTTgttttttgatgaataatgcCCTCAGACTTCaagtaattttcaaattcattgcTGCAATATTCGCATCCATTGTCAGTTcttaaatgttttatttttgtattgtGGATATTCTCCGCCATAGACTTGAATTCTTTAAAATAGTTCAACACTTCACTTTTAGCTTTCAGGAAGTAAATGAAGGTCATCCGAGTATAGTCGTCTATAAATAGCACAAAATATCTAGCACCTCCAATTGACTTGATCTCCATGGGACCACAGATGTCTGAATGTACAATTTGAAGTATTTCTGTTGCACGTGAACCTGTCGCAAATGGCAATCTTGACTGCTTTCCTTCACAACATGTCTGACAGCTTGACTTGCCTGTTGTAAAAGAGTCAGCATAATTCAGTCCATCCACTAAACCACAACGCTTCATTTTGTTCATATCCATACTGTTTATATGGCCAAGTCGTCTGTGCCATGTTTCCCCACTGACTTGAGTTGAAGTCAATAAACAGTTCTGTGTTTGTAAATTAACTCTGTACACACCATCAATTAAATCAGCTTCAGCAACTAATTCGCCTAATTGATTTCTAATCAAACACTTGTTAGGCTCGAAAACTACACTGTTTCCATTCTTTATCAATTCACTTACTGATAATAGGTTAGTTGCGAGACTAGGTACGCACAACAtatttttgacagtaatgTTGTAGTTATGACTTGTTGTTATTTCCACGTCTCCAGAGCATAAAACAGGCACTTTTGTCTCTTCCGCAACTATTATCTCAGGTAAATTCTGTGAATAATTAGAGTTTTTCAACCAATCTTCATTCGCCGTCATGTGCATGCTTGCCCCCGAATCTATGTAGAAATCACTTTTGCTGAACTTTGCGCTAAAAAAAACAACGCTGAATGCGTTACTCTGTTTCTTATTATCTGTTTTCTCGTTCGAAAGTGGACACTGATTACGATAATGGCCTATCTGCTTGCAACGATAACATGTTATCATTTTGTtagttttcgtatttttgacATTTGAGTTCGATGTATATCCGCCATTTTGACTGGTACTACCATTGCTGCCAACTTTgccgtttttctttttattatgcCAACTTCTAGCCACTAATGCTGAATTACGTTCCGTTTCACTAGAGTTGATTGATTCCATATCGATCAATTTCGTCTTGATGGAATCGGCAGTGATTGGAATTCCCGAGTGTTCTATAGCCATAATCATTGGCATAAATTGCTCTGGTAATCCGGCGAGTAATAAAGAACCCACCCATTCATCGTTGATGGCAAACCCTGTGCCACTTAAACGTTGAGACGTTTCCACTATTTGTGTCACATAATTCGTCATATTCTCACAATTATCTAATCTTATGGATATTAGATGACGAAGCAAAGTAATCTTCCTCGAAAATCCTGAATCGTCGAACAAAGCTCGTAGTTTTGCCCATAATTCCTTCGTGGTCTTTGTTTCCTTTATGTGCACAAATAATGATGAATCGATCgtcaaaatcaattttgctCGTGCCTTTGCATCTGTCGCTGCCTCTGTAGCTTCGGTACCTTCTGTTTTCAGGTATTTGTCAGCACCTTCGAGAACCAGTAGGTTTTCTACAGCGAACGCCCAATCGTCGAAATTCTCTCTTCCTTTTAGCTTAGGAATGCTTGCGAGGTAATTGGAACTCATTGTCTTTCTTACACGACACAAAACCTATGCGAAATACTAacaaaaactttattttaacGCGTGTTATGGTCTGGGCCCATAACCTGAAGTAAATAACGTGATGGCTGATGAACAACTCAACTGTATTTCTAATATGATAATGACATTAAATCTGACGTTTACATGTTATCGACATTACATTTGACGTTGACATAATATatgttattaataatatacataactCCCGACAGGTGGCGGCAGTAGTTTCAGTTGGATATAAATTCTAACACAATTGTTAGTGTGGATTTCTTTAGGAGCCTGTACAGACTTaagtttgttcaatttttcaacattatcaGTCTTAATGGCATTAAACAGACGATTGGCCTTCTCTATGTctaagttgaaatttttatagtcCAAGTTAgtaaaatgatttgaaaagaaGTTATTAATGTTATGCGTTTTGTCGGAAATTGACCACCAGGATTAATTCCCGTACTTCCCTTTCATCTTGAAATTATTACttataacaattattgatATGGGCAAGGTTaggtattttaaataaatccaCTCGGTTTGAGAGTCAATCAAGGATGGTTTATTACCCCAGAGGAGGAAAACCTCAGCAGGAACTGAGTAAAAACCTCCTCGAAATCGTGTACAATGTATGTGAATGAATGTTAGATTTATGAGTGAATGTGTGCACTGGATGTATCTAGAGAGAGAATTGTGACGCTTCGAGTGAAGACACAATAGGGGTGAGCTCAACCGCCTTACAAGATGCTAGTGTGGAAGCTAGTTACACGATAATTATCAAGGCGATAATCAATTCCCCAGTGGGAATAGAAGAGAGAGATGGAACGGCCGAGAGGTGCTTTTTGAATGGCCGAGAGGCGCTATGTCATGGAGTGACGACGAGTGTCGACCCTCTTATGCCGCAGTGGCGTTGTCTCAGTTATGTATCAACACAACCATCGTGACAAATACTACTCAGCGTCAGTTCAAATCAGAGATCCGAATTATAGGCTCACCAGATTGGAGAGGAGCCTGAGTGCTGTCTGGCTCACGCGTATCAAGCAACTGGTTGTGCCAGCACGTGTTGACCCGGCGTTTCTCCGACATACCGTACTGCGCATGTCAGGTAGCCATTGTTTTCGAGTTCTGCACAGATTTGAAGGTGTGTGTCACACGTAATCACATGAGCGTATCCCAATACAAGTAACTCTGCCGTGTAGGCACGATGCATTATGATTTAGTTCTTGGATTAGAAACCTTTCATGTCGATaacagttttcaatttcaagagATAGAGATTTCTGTTGTAGAAAGCGTAATGCTTTGATGAaggttttttccttttctaaatgttgtagatttttgattttaaattgtaaaaattttggaataatcCCAAATTGGCGgcatttaaaaagaaaaactttacGGTTTTTGATGTGTGCTAGTTTCTTCCGGTAGTTCCAAATCTTCTTTGTTTGTGAGTGATTTGTAGAGGAAGATGATCTCAAGTTGAATTGTGCGGTATGATGTAGATTCATGGTGGTACGAGACGTCCACGAAGCAGTTTCGATGCATTGAATTTGTAAAGAAGTTCGTGACCTGGAGGTTGATTGAAGATGAAATTAGTcgaaaattccggtcaggaaaagaagtttaattatttgggaaacgtaaaaatgataatcgacgtttcggccgggccctgccgaccatcctcaggaatatttctataataattaacaaaaagaaTGCTTCAAAACAATAATTCTGAATTGAAAGCAAATAGATACGTTCATAGAATAGTTGTTGTTGTAAAAGTAAGTGATAAATTGAACAATGGTACACATGTTTAAGTGACAATTTGAGGTTAAGCGTCAAGAATTACAACAATCTGGAGATCAAGAAAATCTACAACATTCAGAGAAGGAATAAACCTTCATCAAAGCATTACGCTTCCTACAACAGAAATCTCTATctcttgaaataaaaaactgtcATCGACATGAAAGGTTTCTAATCCTAAAACTAAATCATAAAATCAATAACTTCTTTTCAGATCATTTTACTAACTTAgactataaaaatttcaacttggaCATAGAGAAGGCCGATCGTCTGTTTAATGCCATCAAGACTgataatgttaaaaaattgaacaaactcAAGTCTGTACAGGCTCCTAAAGAAATCCACACTAACAATTGGTTAGTTAACTTCTCTAAGACAGAGTTACCTTCTGAAATCAAAGATACCTTATCACTTGGTCCGAATCATGGTTTACcatataaaaatgttaatttacCAATCGATGATATTTTAAGTAGCGTAGAATTAGCTCTCATCACCAAAGATGGAATCACCATAGATAAAGTAAGATCAAATATCAGCCAACTCATTGGAAACAGACTTGTCAAACATCCTCCTAAATCTCACTGTCAAATAACGTCCAAAGTAAAACAAActatagaatttttaaaacaaaataaccacCTAGTCGTCACTGATGCCGACAAAGGCAATATATCAGTCGTCATGGACAAGACGGATGTTGAACAAAAATACCAAGATATTCTGAATGATTCCAGCACTTATACTcttatctctcgtgatcccaccattgaaatacaaaaacaagtcaatGATATGATAAGCCTGtggcaacagaaaaaatttatagattccaatTCGGCGAAAAACCTCAAAACTCACAAGTCTCCTCCTcctaaaatatattttctatctAAAATTCATAAGAACAATGTACCTCTCAGACCAATTGTTTGTAACATCAATTCTCCcacttataaaatttcaagattttgtTCTAGTGTACTCTCtaacataacaggtacatcCAACTATCACATCCAGGACACTCGGtcttttgtaaacaaaatcaggaATACACAAACCCCTCCAGAACACCTTTTGGTGTCCTTAGATGTCAAATCACTGTTTACCAACATTTCAACCAAGTTAGCAATATCTTTAATCAGTAGAAACTGGCCCAACTTAAAATCTCACActaacataaataaaaaagaattcctCGCAGCCACCAAACTTTGTCTAGATTCATGCTACTTTGCCTACGAAGATAAAttttaccaacaaatttttggtgtagcaatgggctcaccaattagcccagtagtagcgaatttggtacttgaacattttgaacaaaaaataatttcacatctTCCTTTTAGTCTCCCCTTTTACTATCGTTACGTAGACGATATTATAACTAGCGTAAAGAATGAGAACTTACAATACCTTCTGAATaagttcaacaattttcacccACATATACAGTTCACCAttgagttggaaaaagatgggaaaatcagttttcttgaCACTGTAGTGATTAACCATAATGACACTATAATTTTAGATTGGCATCACAAACCAAcctggtctgggagatacattcattttaattcaattcat
This genomic stretch from Neodiprion pinetum isolate iyNeoPine1 chromosome 6, iyNeoPine1.2, whole genome shotgun sequence harbors:
- the LOC138191171 gene encoding uncharacterized protein gives rise to the protein MSWSDDECRPSYAAVALSQLCINTTIVTNTTQHHFTNLDYKNFNLDIEKADRLFNAIKTDNVKKLNKLKSVQAPKEIHTNNWLVNFSKTELPSEIKDTLSLGPNHGLPYKNVNLPIDDILSSVELALITKDGITIDKVRSNISQLIGNRLVKHPPKSHCQITSKVKQTIEFLKQNNHLVVTDADKGNISVVMDKTDVEQKYQDILNDSSTYTLISRDPTIEIQKQVNDMISLWQQKKFIDSNSAKNLKTHKSPPPKIYFLSKIHKNNVPLRPIVCTSNYHIQDTRSFVNKIRNTQTPPEHLLVSLDVKSLFTNISTKLAISLISRNWPNLKSHTNINKKEFLAATKLCLDSCYFAYEDKFYQQIFGVAMGSPISPVVANLIGITNQPGLGDTFILIQFIP